AAATTGATTCATCCGCACAATTCTTATTATCCTTGGTAAATGATATTTTAGATATGTCTAAAATTCAAAATTATAAAATGGTTATAAACAGTGAGTGTTTTGATTTGACTAAGGTTATAAATGATATTGATGAATTATTTATATCTAAAAAAGAAGAAAAATGTATAAAACTAACTTATGATATAGACCTTCAAAATAAATACTTTATGGGTGATAGTGTAAGGATCAAGCAGATAATATCCAATATAGTTTCCAATGCTTTCAAATTTACCGAAGAAGACGGAGAAATTATTTTAACTATCAGAGAGATTGTTAAAGATAGTAATTCTTCCGATGTTTTCTTTAGCATAAAAGATAACGGAATCGGTATCAAAGAAGATAAATTAAGTAAAATATTTGAAGCTTTTGAACAGGTTTCAATCAATTATAATAATGAAACCGGCACCGGACTGGGATTATTCATATGTAATCATTTGGTTAAGCTTATGGGCGGAGATTTAAAAGTAAAAAGTACAGAAGGTGAAGGTTCCGATTTTTACTTTACTTTGAATTTACCTATTGCTTCTGAAAAAGATGTAAAAAAAGAAATAGCGGAAAACAATATAACAAAGCTGGAAAATACGAGGGTCCTTATTGCAGAAGACAATGATTTGAATGCAGAGATAGTTATTTCCCTTCTTGAAATGAATAATATTAATGTTGAAAGAGCTTTAAACGGGGAAGAGGCTGTCACTTTATTTAAAGATAGTGAAGATAATTATTATGATTTGATTTTAATGGATATAAAAATGCCGGAAAAGGACGGTATTGAAGCCACCAAAGAAATCAGACGTATAAACAGTGATTATGCAAAAAACATACCAATAATTGCGATGACTGCCAATACTTTCGAAGAAGATAGAAAGAATGCTTTTGATGCCGGTATGAATGCATTTCTTTCCAAACCTTTTAATGTAGACGAATTTTATAAAATAATATCTGAAACAAAATAAATATATAGAAGCCTGAGATTAAATTTAGGCTTCTATTTTTATGATACATAGTAAAAATAAGTAATTTTTTTACTTTTTTATGTTCATAACTGTATAAGTTATTGATCAAACTTATTTTTTCTTTTACTTAAAATATTTCATATGATATAATTACTTTATATTAAAAAGGGGAAATCAGCTCATGAATTTGCAGGCATTTAAAAATAAACTTCTCAATTTAGCTGAAAAATTTGAACAAGTAAAATTTATCCAAGCCGTTAGACGTGGTTTTATTTTTATGATACCTATAATAATGGTCTATTCATTTTCCTCTGTTATTTTATCGATTCCGATACCTGCTTATCAATCTTGGCTCCAAAGTCAAAATATTAGATTTATATTTGATATAGTAACTTTACTTAATTCTGCGACTACATCGTATTTTTCTATCTTATTGGTTTTCTCCATATCTTGGTCTTATGCGGAAATTTTAAATATTAAAATGGTAAAAGTTTTATTCCCTTTGCTGCTTGTGCTTCTTTTTTGCTTATACTTGGAGTATCTAATGAAAATTTTGATATTTCATATCTCGGCGCTCCCGGTACTTTTTCGGCTATATTATCTGCTGTCGTATCTGTAAAATTGTTTGATAAAATCAACAGACTTAATATTCTAAAAATAAAAGACAGCGATAACTCTTTTATTTTGAATAAGATGATAATTTCGATATTCCCGATTGCAATAATACTGATTTTATTTGCATTGTTAAGTTATATTGTTTTTGCTTTAAGCGGCGGCAGCCTTCAAAATATCTTAGCCGATCTACTATATAAATTTTTTCAGTTGATAGGTGTACATAAGCTCATTCAAGGTATTGTATATATGCTTATGATACAGTCTCTTTGGTTTTTCGGCGTGCATGGGACGTATTTACTGTATCAGGTAAATGACGTTTATTTGAATGATTTATTGAATTTGAATATTCAAGCTATGTCCAATGGTTTTGTCCCACATGAGATCGTTAATACGGTTTTCTTGAATTCTTTTGTGAATATCGGTGGGTGCGGTGCAACTTTAGCACTTGTAATAATATTTTTAGTAATTAATAAAAAGAAAGAAAATGTTCATAAAATATCCAAATTTGGATTTATACCTTCTCTTTTCAATATTAATGAAATCATAACATATGGTGTGCCGGTTATCTTTAATCCTATTTTTTGTATTCCTTTCTTGATTGCTCCCGTAGTAAATTTGGTCGTTAGTTATTTTTCAACTATTATAGGATTTATTCCCGTAATAACACAAAATGTAAACTGGGCTTGCCCTATATTTGTAAGCGGATACCTTTCAACTCAAAGTATAAACGGGGTAATCCTTCAAATCGCGCTGATAGTCATTGATATACTTATATATATTCCTTTTGTGAATTTATATAACAGTAAAAAAGAGCTTGAAGAGTTGTTTACGGAAAGCGATATAGAAAATATAAAGACATTGAAAGAGGCTGAACACGATAGGATAAGGCTCATAAATTCGCTTAGTGATATGTACTATGCTGTGTTTGAGCTGAATTTGGAAAGTGAGCAGTGTGTTAAAGTTAAAATCAAAGATGAATATGATGATTTTGATGTAATCAATGATTTCTTTAATTATGTCGAAGGTTTTATAAAAGAAAATATTCCCCAGGATGAACAAAAAGACTTGCTTGAATTGTTGAATAAAAAGAATTTTATAAGAGCTTTGATCGAGCATGATGGAATACTCGAAATAGAGTATCAATGTAATTATAAAGGAAGTAATATATGGAACAGAGCAGGATATATACTATCTGAAATAAGAGATGATAAACCATATATGGTTACAGTGACCATAAGGAACGTAAGTGATATCAAAGTTGAGCAGGAAGCTCATAATCAAGCTTTGAAAGATGCATATGAAATGGCAAGGAATGCGAATAATGCAAAAACAGACTTCTTGTCCAGTATGTCACATGATATAAGAACTCCTATGAATGCAATAATGGGAATGACAG
This region of Anaerofustis stercorihominis DSM 17244 genomic DNA includes:
- a CDS encoding ATP-binding protein; this translates as MPFAACASFLLILGVSNENFDISYLGAPGTFSAILSAVVSVKLFDKINRLNILKIKDSDNSFILNKMIISIFPIAIILILFALLSYIVFALSGGSLQNILADLLYKFFQLIGVHKLIQGIVYMLMIQSLWFFGVHGTYLLYQVNDVYLNDLLNLNIQAMSNGFVPHEIVNTVFLNSFVNIGGCGATLALVIIFLVINKKKENVHKISKFGFIPSLFNINEIITYGVPVIFNPIFCIPFLIAPVVNLVVSYFSTIIGFIPVITQNVNWACPIFVSGYLSTQSINGVILQIALIVIDILIYIPFVNLYNSKKELEELFTESDIENIKTLKEAEHDRIRLINSLSDMYYAVFELNLESEQCVKVKIKDEYDDFDVINDFFNYVEGFIKENIPQDEQKDLLELLNKKNFIRALIEHDGILEIEYQCNYKGSNIWNRAGYILSEIRDDKPYMVTVTIRNVSDIKVEQEAHNQALKDAYEMARNANNAKTDFLSSMSHDIRTPMNAIMGMTVIAKNNKDNVEKLEDCLDKIETSSNHLLDLINDVLDMSKIESGKVTLNEEPLDLDSIIDDVLNIILPTARDKHITVKLNKEINHAFVQGDVLRINQIFLNILSNSVKFTPKNGNIQIFIREITPEYKNYISYEFKFIDNGIGMSEEFKDKIFTPFARSEESIIKNVEGTGLGMSIVKNIVDMMNGEIYVKSKINKGSEFTVILHLKSQDDIKNKTVKEDKIENKNYDFKGKKIPSCRG